One window of Nocardia sp. NBC_00508 genomic DNA carries:
- the gatB gene encoding Asp-tRNA(Asn)/Glu-tRNA(Gln) amidotransferase subunit GatB: MSAPTVDLMDYSDVIARFEPVLGMEVHVELNTATKMFCGCPTEFGAQPNTQVCPVCLGLPGSLPVVNQKAVESAIRIGLALNCTITPWGRFARKNYFYPDQPKNYQISQYDEPIATDGHLDVLLDDGSTFRVDIERAHMEEDTGKSVHIGGATGRIHGASHSLLDYNRAGVPLIEIVTKPITGAGERAPEVARAYVTALRDLLKSLGVSDVKMEQGSLRCDANVSLMPIGAAEFGTRTETKNVNSLRSVEVAVRFEMRRQAAVLAGGGTIVQETRHFHETDGSTSPGRRKETAEDYRYFPEPDLEPVAPDAEWVEQLRGTIPEYPWLRRARIQSDWGLSDEVMRDLVNAGALDLIIATVDAGAPANEARSWWVAYLTEKAKERDVQLDELPITPAQVAEVIKLVDAKTINNKVAKQVVDYVLAGEGDPAQIVEAKGLGMVSDDSALQAEVEKALAANPDIADKIRSGKVQAAGKIVGDVMKATRGQADAARVRELVLAACS; this comes from the coding sequence ATGAGCGCACCCACGGTCGATCTGATGGATTACTCGGATGTCATCGCCCGGTTCGAGCCGGTGCTCGGCATGGAGGTCCACGTCGAGCTGAACACCGCGACGAAGATGTTCTGCGGTTGCCCGACCGAGTTCGGCGCGCAGCCCAATACCCAAGTTTGCCCGGTGTGCCTCGGTCTGCCCGGCTCGCTTCCGGTGGTGAATCAGAAGGCCGTCGAGTCGGCGATCCGGATCGGGCTGGCGCTGAACTGCACGATCACCCCGTGGGGCCGGTTCGCGCGCAAGAACTACTTCTACCCCGACCAGCCGAAGAACTACCAGATCAGCCAGTACGACGAGCCGATAGCCACCGATGGGCACCTGGATGTGCTGCTCGACGACGGCAGCACCTTCCGGGTCGATATCGAGCGCGCGCACATGGAGGAGGACACCGGCAAGTCGGTGCACATCGGCGGCGCGACCGGCCGTATCCACGGCGCGAGCCACTCCCTGCTGGACTACAACCGGGCGGGCGTTCCGCTGATCGAGATCGTCACCAAGCCGATCACCGGCGCGGGGGAGCGCGCGCCGGAGGTGGCGCGGGCGTACGTGACGGCACTGCGCGATCTGCTGAAGTCGCTCGGCGTCTCGGACGTGAAGATGGAGCAGGGCTCGCTGCGCTGTGACGCGAACGTCTCGCTGATGCCCATCGGCGCAGCCGAATTCGGTACCCGCACGGAGACCAAGAACGTCAACTCGCTGCGCAGCGTCGAGGTCGCGGTGCGTTTCGAGATGCGCAGGCAGGCCGCGGTGCTCGCGGGCGGCGGCACGATCGTGCAGGAGACCCGCCACTTCCACGAGACCGACGGCAGCACCTCGCCCGGTCGGCGCAAGGAGACCGCCGAGGACTACCGCTACTTCCCCGAACCCGACCTGGAACCCGTCGCGCCCGACGCCGAGTGGGTCGAGCAGCTGCGCGGCACCATCCCCGAGTACCCCTGGCTGCGCCGCGCGCGCATCCAGTCCGACTGGGGCCTGTCCGACGAAGTGATGCGCGACCTGGTCAACGCGGGCGCGCTCGACCTGATCATCGCGACCGTCGACGCGGGCGCCCCGGCGAACGAGGCGCGCTCCTGGTGGGTCGCCTACCTCACCGAGAAGGCCAAGGAGCGCGACGTCCAGCTCGACGAGCTGCCGATCACCCCCGCCCAGGTCGCCGAGGTGATCAAGCTGGTCGACGCGAAGACCATCAACAACAAGGTCGCCAAGCAGGTCGTCGACTACGTGCTGGCGGGGGAGGGCGACCCGGCGCAGATCGTCGAGGCCAAGGGTCTCGGCATGGTCAGCGACGACAGCGCCCTGCAGGCCGAGGTGGAGAAGGCGCTCGCCGCCAACCCCGACATCGCCGACAAGATCCGCTCCGGCAAGGTACAGGCCGCGGGCAAGATCGTCGGCGACGTCATGAAGGCCACCCGTGGCCAGGCCGACGCGGCGCGCGTCCGCGAGCTGGTGCTCGCCGCCTGTAGCTGA
- a CDS encoding PQQ-dependent sugar dehydrogenase, translated as MSLVVVGRLAASLALGAALLAGCARFDDSASSPFTPEPTLRGADIDPRKPNQPPTSTTRPSGPCIDPDPAVVATCLDTTGGLVTLGDSALVAERRTGRILKVAPEQPPVEIAQLDVDGSTDGGLSDIALSPTYPEDGLMYAYITTSSDNRVVRIAEGGAPKDILTGIPKGSSGNRGAIDFTSPDQMLVLTGDAGNPSAAASAGSLAGKLLRVKSLVPGRTSSPEIAVSGIGTAGDVCRDTKDSIWITDRVAAEDRLQRLGGDGVVTTAWTWPDRPGVAGCAAAVDGVAISLTRAKALAITAADPNTHAVTAAPTLVAQDKYGQLGGAAVGADGTIWVTTVNKTDGQPGPFDDRVVRIPPPQAGGGGPD; from the coding sequence ATGAGTTTGGTTGTCGTTGGCCGCCTCGCGGCGAGCTTGGCGCTCGGTGCCGCGCTGCTGGCCGGTTGCGCCCGGTTCGACGATTCGGCGTCCAGTCCGTTCACCCCGGAGCCGACGCTGCGGGGAGCCGACATCGACCCGAGGAAACCGAACCAGCCGCCCACCTCGACCACCCGGCCGAGCGGGCCCTGCATCGATCCGGACCCGGCGGTGGTCGCGACCTGCCTGGACACGACCGGCGGCCTGGTCACGCTCGGCGACAGCGCACTGGTCGCGGAACGCCGGACCGGGCGCATCCTCAAGGTGGCCCCGGAGCAGCCGCCGGTCGAGATCGCGCAACTGGACGTGGACGGCTCCACCGACGGCGGCCTGAGCGATATCGCCCTGTCCCCGACCTACCCTGAAGACGGGCTGATGTACGCCTACATCACCACTTCCAGCGACAACCGGGTGGTCCGCATCGCCGAGGGCGGCGCGCCGAAGGACATCCTCACGGGAATCCCCAAGGGCTCCAGCGGAAATCGTGGCGCGATCGATTTCACCTCGCCCGACCAGATGCTCGTGTTGACCGGCGACGCAGGCAACCCCTCAGCGGCCGCCTCCGCCGGCTCGCTCGCCGGCAAGCTGCTGCGGGTGAAATCGCTGGTACCCGGTCGCACGTCGTCGCCGGAAATCGCCGTCTCGGGGATCGGCACCGCGGGGGACGTGTGCCGGGACACCAAGGACAGCATCTGGATCACCGACCGCGTCGCCGCCGAGGACCGGCTGCAGCGCCTCGGCGGCGACGGTGTGGTCACCACCGCGTGGACCTGGCCCGATCGCCCCGGCGTCGCCGGTTGCGCCGCGGCCGTCGACGGTGTCGCGATCTCGCTGACCCGCGCGAAGGCCCTCGCCATCACGGCCGCCGACCCGAATACCCACGCGGTCACCGCGGCGCCGACACTGGTCGCCCAGGACAAATACGGCCAGCTCGGCGGCGCCGCGGTCGGCGCCGACGGCACCATCTGGGTGACCACGGTGAACAAGACCGACGGCCAGCCGGGACCGTTCGACGACCGCGTGGTGCGCATCCCACCGCCGCAGGCAGGCGGCGGCGGACCGGACTGA
- a CDS encoding alpha/beta hydrolase family protein, translating to MRSGRLITLVLFVIAALVAGCSESNPPEPTTGDWHGGIEVPGEPLQVGVSFRDDGTATIDIPVQGAADVQLKDVSSDRNGVSFAIPDIPGDPVFRGRYESGSDEIIGDFTQAGQSFRLALSRGEVEPLARPQEPKPPYPYKSEDVTYRNGDITIAGTLTEPQGAGPFPAILMITGSGPQDRNEELMSHKPFLLLADTLTRAGYAVLRTDDRGVGGTTGTLNDANYTDLAEDAAAGVRFLRARSDIDPGRIGLFGHSEGGYLAPLVAARPDSGVAFAILMAGPGVPGSDILIEQTRLIATANGTPPDQVDTRVREISELAALLKAGDSAGAKDLARRQNQALPADQRVPDEEAAAQITPNLAALVAYDPAPALAALRIPVLAFFGGKDLQVPAAQSEQPMRAHLAADPDATVHVFPGLNHLMQPTETGRPNEYSSIHTTIAPEVLDYVTGWLRQRVPAK from the coding sequence ATGCGCAGTGGGCGACTGATCACGTTGGTTCTGTTCGTGATTGCCGCACTGGTGGCGGGGTGTTCCGAATCGAATCCGCCCGAGCCGACCACCGGTGACTGGCACGGCGGCATCGAGGTCCCTGGTGAGCCGCTGCAGGTCGGGGTGAGTTTTCGCGATGACGGGACGGCCACCATCGATATCCCGGTGCAGGGCGCGGCCGACGTGCAGCTGAAGGACGTCAGCTCCGATCGCAACGGAGTGTCGTTCGCGATTCCCGACATCCCGGGCGACCCGGTGTTCCGCGGCCGGTACGAGTCCGGATCCGATGAGATCATCGGCGATTTCACGCAGGCCGGCCAGAGCTTCCGGCTCGCGCTGAGCAGAGGCGAGGTCGAACCCCTGGCCCGCCCGCAGGAGCCGAAGCCGCCGTATCCGTACAAGTCCGAGGACGTCACCTATCGCAACGGCGACATCACCATCGCGGGCACACTGACCGAGCCGCAGGGCGCGGGCCCGTTCCCCGCCATTCTGATGATCACCGGAAGCGGCCCGCAGGACCGCAACGAAGAACTGATGAGCCACAAGCCTTTCCTGCTGCTGGCCGACACCCTCACCCGCGCGGGATATGCCGTGCTGCGCACCGACGATCGCGGCGTGGGCGGCACCACCGGCACACTGAACGACGCGAACTACACGGACCTGGCCGAGGATGCCGCCGCGGGCGTCCGGTTCCTGCGCGCCCGGTCCGACATCGACCCGGGCCGTATCGGGCTCTTCGGCCACAGCGAGGGCGGTTACCTCGCGCCGCTGGTCGCCGCGCGCCCGGACAGCGGCGTCGCGTTCGCCATCCTGATGGCCGGACCAGGCGTGCCGGGTTCGGACATACTCATAGAACAAACCCGCCTGATCGCGACCGCGAACGGCACGCCCCCAGACCAGGTGGACACTCGGGTGCGCGAGATCAGCGAGCTGGCCGCTCTGCTGAAAGCGGGCGACTCGGCGGGCGCCAAGGACCTGGCGCGCCGCCAGAACCAGGCGCTGCCCGCCGATCAGCGCGTGCCCGACGAAGAGGCGGCCGCGCAGATCACGCCCAATCTGGCCGCCCTCGTCGCCTACGATCCCGCGCCCGCCCTCGCCGCCTTGCGCATCCCGGTGCTCGCGTTCTTCGGCGGCAAGGACCTCCAGGTTCCCGCCGCCCAGAGCGAGCAGCCCATGCGTGCCCACCTCGCGGCCGACCCGGACGCGACCGTCCACGTCTTTCCCGGTCTCAACCACCTGATGCAGCCCACCGAGACCGGCCGCCCCAACGAGTACAGCTCCATCCACACAACCATCGCGCCCGAGGTGCTCGACTACGTCACCGGCTGGCTGCGGCAACGGGTTCCGGCGAAGTAG